The following is a genomic window from Acidobacteriota bacterium.
TCTGGGATCCTGCCAATCAGCGCTGGGTTCCCACTTCGGTACCGTGCGCGAGGCCGGCGCCTTCAACTCACACCCAACTGCGGCTCGAGTTCCAGCGCAGCAACGGCCAGGCTGTATTTGTCTCCATCGGCGCCAACGGCAACATCGTGCCTGTAAACATGGCCTTCAACCCACAACCTGTAAATGGTCTGAACGGCGACTTCGGCGTACACATCCAACTGAACGCCAACGGCAATCCCGATCCATATTCAGTATGGGTGCATGACTTGCGCCTCACTTACTGAGCTTGAGAGCCAATATCAAAATCCCTAATCCGGTGGGCTTGATTCTTCATGCGCAGGTAAACCTCGCATTCCATAAAGGATGATGCACAATGCGTACCCGCGTTCAGGATCAACGCTCGCCCTACCCGTGGGTCCTGCCCGAATGGAAGGTGCAATGTGGTAGCCCCACCAGACAATACTGGTTTTTGCCTAAAACGTTTTAGACTTGGCAATTGAGTGGCAGTTTCGGTACTCTTAGTCCCCGGAAAAACCTTCATGCCCACTCGCTTCCTGTTCACTCTGGTATTCCTGATCTCTTTGCCCGCTCTGGGCGCTGACTTCACGATGCAAGTCACCGAGACAGGTTATCTGGCGACGCAGGGCTTTAACGTGATGCTTTACGACAGCACGTTCCACCCTATTTTCGTCGACCAGAAGAACACCGCCATGGAGATGATTCTTCATGGCGAGCGCATCGCGACCAACGGCGATGTACGCCTCATGCCCACTCCCGAGCAGTGGGACCTGGTGGCGCAGCTCAAGGGACGCCACGCCGACAAGGATCACAACCGCCTCACCGCCGATCTCTCGTTTCCCAGCTATCAGATGGACTATCGCCTGGAAGTGGCTGCCGAGCCGGGCGGCGTGCGCGTGAGCGTGAATCTCGATAAGCCCTTGCCGGAGAAGCTGGCTGGACGCGCGGGTTTCAATCTGGAATTTCTGCCGTCGATTTATATGGATAAGACCTACGCCGCCGATGGCAACGCGTTCGGCATCTTCCCGCGCAGCCCGCAGGAAGAAATGCACAAAGTGCTGCCCTCCCCTGACGATCCGAAGAAATTGCCCTACCAGGAGGAGTGGGACGAGGCGAAGGGATACACGCAGCCGCTTCCGCTGGTTACGGGAAATAACATCACCTTCGCTACGGAAGATCCTCTGCATCGCATCAGCATCAGTTCCGAAACCGGCCCGCTCGCCCTCTACGACGGACGCAATCGCGCGCAGAACGGCTGGTTCGTACTGCGCACTCTGATTCCCTCCGGCAAGTCCGAAGGCGCTGTGGTCTGGCACATCCGTCCGAACGTGATCCCGAATTGGACGCGTCCGCCGATGATCGCGCATAGTCAGATCGGCTACGCTCCGAATTTCCCGAAGGTCGCTGTGATCGAACTCGATCCGAAATTCGACGCGCCCAAAATGGCGAAGCTGCTCCGCCTTGCCGACGACGGCTCCTACAAGCCGGTCTTCGAGGCGCCGATCTCGGCGCCCAAGCCGTGGCTGCGGTACGCCTACGCTAAATTCGACTTCTCCTCAGTGAAGGATCCCGGCCTGTACGCGATCGAATACGCAGACCAGCGCACCGACCTGTTTCCTATCTCCAAAGACGTCTACAGCCGCAGCTGGCAATCCAGCCTCGACGGTTATCTCGCCGTTGAGATGGACCACGTCTCCGTGCGCGAAGGCTACCGTTTGTGGCACGGCGTTTCGCACCTCGACGACGCACGCCAGGCTCCTCCGAACACAAATCATTTCGACGGCGCATGGCTGGGTCCGAACACCGATTCTCCCTTTCAGCCCGGCCAGCACATTCCCGGATTGAACGTCGGCGGCTGGTACGACGCCGGCGACTACGACATCCGCGCGGAAACCCAATACGCGGTGATCCAGGACCTCGCGCTCGCCTACAAAGAGTTCAGCCTGAAATGGGACG
Proteins encoded in this region:
- a CDS encoding glycoside hydrolase, producing MQVTETGYLATQGFNVMLYDSTFHPIFVDQKNTAMEMILHGERIATNGDVRLMPTPEQWDLVAQLKGRHADKDHNRLTADLSFPSYQMDYRLEVAAEPGGVRVSVNLDKPLPEKLAGRAGFNLEFLPSIYMDKTYAADGNAFGIFPRSPQEEMHKVLPSPDDPKKLPYQEEWDEAKGYTQPLPLVTGNNITFATEDPLHRISISSETGPLALYDGRNRAQNGWFVLRTLIPSGKSEGAVVWHIRPNVIPNWTRPPMIAHSQIGYAPNFPKVAVIELDPKFDAPKMAKLLRLADDGSYKPVFEAPISAPKPWLRYAYAKFDFSSVKDPGLYAIEYADQRTDLFPISKDVYSRSWQSSLDGYLAVEMDHVSVREGYRLWHGVSHLDDARQAPPNTNHFDGAWLGPNTDSPFQPGQHIPGLNVGGWYDAGDYDIRAETQYAVIQDLALAYKEFSLKWDELTVDENARTVEMHRPDGIPDAVQQVKHGVLQVLGQINSIGHPVPEIMEPNLREYTHLGDAASKTDGRVYNAKLTPHQVDGNFSGAPDDRWAFTTKEPRLQYGSIAALAAASQALKGWDDGLAKHCLETAVKLWTEEQAHPTPIKSPPGRQTPQNFAEGIVRNEEWKATVQLLLATNGGQAYKKHVLEMFPNVEKRFGFGGWMAVLALPYMDAGFKHQVETAVRSYVAELDKQLAATPFGVPPSLRTWGGAIEVIDLGARMYFLHKAFPEIVSPDYTLRAANYILGTHPVSSTSYVSGVGTVSKLKAYGNNRADNTFIPGGVIPGYIIIKPDFPECIDDFGFLWFEDEYVIDVASRWVLAANAANALVNQTQPTAAVSATNTQMTHSQR